In Desulfuromonas sp. KJ2020, a single window of DNA contains:
- a CDS encoding phage tail protein, which produces MVTVKLTGIEAAMRAYDPARVSQAAKLAINETVKKIHTDAISSIRNEQGYNIKAADLRKKVKITARASVANLAAVVTASGRPISLSYFGATQYRGRTVKTRGGQKTLKRRSSKSGVYVTIKRGEKTHLTDAFIAPVKATYKNGDFAGFHIGVFRRMGDKRLKIAEKRVVTIASMYGNARTERAIRKAIDGSWNKRFNHHLSRLIK; this is translated from the coding sequence ATGGTCACCGTGAAACTGACAGGTATCGAGGCGGCTATGCGTGCCTATGACCCGGCCAGAGTGTCGCAGGCAGCGAAACTGGCCATCAACGAGACGGTCAAGAAGATCCACACCGATGCGATCTCTTCGATACGGAACGAGCAGGGTTACAACATCAAGGCGGCGGACCTGAGGAAGAAGGTGAAGATCACGGCGAGGGCTTCTGTTGCCAACCTTGCAGCCGTTGTCACTGCATCGGGCCGGCCTATCTCTTTGTCTTACTTCGGGGCAACCCAGTATCGGGGCCGGACGGTGAAGACCAGGGGAGGCCAGAAGACTCTCAAGCGAAGAAGCAGCAAGAGTGGCGTGTACGTAACCATCAAGCGGGGAGAGAAAACCCATCTGACTGATGCATTCATAGCCCCAGTGAAAGCCACATACAAGAACGGCGATTTTGCTGGGTTTCATATCGGAGTCTTTAGGCGGATGGGAGACAAAAGGTTAAAGATTGCCGAGAAGCGTGTGGTCACGATTGCCAGTATGTACGGCAACGCCCGGACCGAGCGGGCCATACGAAAAGCAATCGATGGGAGCTGGAACAAACGGTTTAATCATCACCTTTCGAGGTTGATCAAGTGA
- a CDS encoding phage/plasmid primase, P4 family has translation MSELVDIKEQIEARRKAEAEQLGDPPPEKKKTTGGPDDPRFVMQCLNNNERGDGVLFAALHRGSFLCNKSKKEKPWMKWGGHHWQYDHLDEAVRAVEAVAMKYLSQSGLISDEIAKIKEEVETLEQKADTCSADDDKAGEKSAKAQIERKNAEIARLATKRKALDRRVDRLRTVRGAGNCLTWAHCIEEPLAIKGDEVDLKPWLLPCPNGVVNLRTGKLQPGDPEDYLVRAVSIPFPEGKDVEHYLATGEGFKGQFWEKFIREIHEDDELRIAFVHRLLGYCITGLRTEHFIACFLGEGANGKGTMFETLHDVLGEMAWSIEPELILDQKNAKSSGGPNADIMSLQGRRLVVASETEQNRRVSAAKVKRLTGGDTLTGRAPHDKYEINFKPTHKLVLYTNHPPKGLASDFAMFRRLLYIWYPLRYVDNPEQHKEKDPQNAAIYRQKDPDLPSKLKAEAPWILAWLVRGCLLWQKEGGLNPPESIRAAAEAIRRDEDHIERFIEAICERVPPNRYISFKSFYDNFRKWYEENVDDNKNSRWIPTKKGVADQLRRKGYQLPPAKETSGQVLVYGLDIPGVLV, from the coding sequence ATGTCTGAACTCGTCGACATCAAAGAGCAGATCGAGGCCCGCCGCAAGGCCGAGGCCGAGCAGCTGGGCGATCCGCCTCCGGAAAAGAAAAAAACGACCGGCGGGCCAGACGACCCTCGTTTCGTCATGCAGTGCCTCAACAACAACGAGCGGGGTGACGGTGTGCTCTTTGCTGCCCTGCATCGCGGCAGTTTCCTCTGTAACAAGTCGAAGAAAGAGAAGCCCTGGATGAAATGGGGCGGTCATCACTGGCAATACGATCACCTCGACGAGGCGGTCAGAGCCGTTGAGGCCGTGGCCATGAAGTATCTGAGCCAGTCCGGGCTGATCTCCGACGAGATCGCCAAGATCAAGGAAGAGGTGGAGACGCTCGAGCAAAAAGCCGACACTTGCAGCGCCGATGACGACAAAGCGGGGGAGAAATCCGCCAAGGCGCAGATTGAGCGCAAAAACGCAGAGATTGCCAGACTGGCCACCAAACGCAAAGCCCTCGACCGACGGGTGGATCGTCTTCGAACGGTTCGGGGCGCCGGCAACTGCCTCACCTGGGCCCACTGCATCGAAGAACCCCTGGCCATCAAAGGGGATGAGGTCGACCTCAAGCCCTGGCTTCTGCCGTGCCCCAACGGCGTGGTCAACCTGCGCACCGGAAAACTCCAGCCAGGAGACCCCGAAGACTATCTCGTCAGGGCCGTATCGATTCCATTTCCAGAAGGAAAAGACGTCGAGCACTACCTGGCCACCGGGGAAGGGTTCAAAGGCCAATTCTGGGAGAAGTTCATCCGCGAGATCCACGAGGATGACGAGCTCCGGATCGCCTTCGTCCATCGCCTGCTCGGGTATTGCATCACCGGCCTGCGCACCGAGCACTTCATCGCCTGCTTCCTGGGTGAAGGCGCCAACGGCAAAGGCACCATGTTCGAAACCTTGCACGATGTGTTAGGCGAGATGGCCTGGTCGATCGAGCCCGAGCTGATCCTCGACCAGAAAAACGCCAAGAGCTCCGGCGGACCCAACGCCGACATCATGAGCCTACAGGGTCGGCGCCTGGTCGTCGCCTCAGAGACCGAGCAGAACCGCCGAGTCAGCGCGGCAAAGGTCAAACGCCTGACCGGTGGCGATACCCTTACAGGCCGGGCCCCCCACGACAAGTACGAGATCAACTTCAAACCAACACACAAACTGGTGCTCTACACAAACCACCCGCCGAAGGGCCTGGCATCGGATTTCGCCATGTTCCGCAGGCTGCTCTACATCTGGTACCCGCTGCGGTACGTCGACAATCCCGAACAGCACAAGGAGAAAGATCCCCAGAACGCCGCCATCTATCGCCAGAAAGATCCCGATCTGCCTTCCAAGCTCAAGGCAGAGGCGCCCTGGATACTCGCCTGGCTGGTTCGCGGCTGCCTGCTCTGGCAGAAAGAGGGGGGGCTCAACCCGCCCGAGTCCATTCGGGCCGCTGCAGAAGCGATCCGCCGAGACGAAGACCACATCGAGCGCTTCATTGAAGCCATCTGTGAGCGGGTCCCACCGAACCGATATATCAGCTTCAAGTCGTTCTACGACAACTTCCGCAAATGGTACGAGGAAAACGTCGACGACAACAAGAACAGCCGCTGGATACCGACCAAAAAAGGCGTAGCCGACCAGCTGCGCCGCAAAGGATACCAGCTGCCGCCGGCCAAAGAGACCAGCGGGCAGGTGCTGGTCTACGGATTGGACATCCCGGGAGTCCTTGTCTGA
- a CDS encoding primase-helicase zinc-binding domain-containing protein, which produces MNILDLASKHGLSPKRFSSAKGGTFVSPCPKCGGTDRFQIWPEKGPHGEFWCRKGDFSGDAITWLKEIEGLSCPDAHSQLGIDCTSSTCPVLDKCKKGEGKSQRSEDRQRETPKQTVAGPDWAPCEADAPADLWRQQAQRLVDWAHERLLADEKSLAYLAARGLDRAAVETFKLGLIPDLPKVNYRPRASWGLPEQISERTQKPKRLWIAPGILIPYFDAVGVHRIRIRQWQGDPRYYWLPGSGNDVVVLNPSAQAHVVVESDLDGLLVVYKAGDLVGAVPLGTCSAKPKQTADDCLQKSLSILVALDADQAGANASKWWIDHFTQAERWPVPAGKDPGEYFQDHGGDIRAWVLAGLPPAFHVTKPVPAVPKAEEPAPQVPEPEKQPELLVKLTKTRAGHDIYLCTIHPAPQHVIDQAAAEDIPLFTAPEIARMRDCLPEMVDHVLSVKRVFPGAVVEEIINEKEREK; this is translated from the coding sequence ATGAACATTCTCGATCTGGCATCAAAACACGGACTTTCACCCAAGCGGTTCTCTTCGGCCAAAGGCGGAACCTTCGTTTCCCCTTGCCCGAAGTGCGGCGGGACTGACCGTTTCCAGATCTGGCCCGAAAAAGGCCCGCATGGAGAGTTCTGGTGCCGGAAGGGCGACTTCAGCGGCGATGCCATCACCTGGTTGAAAGAGATCGAAGGCCTCAGCTGCCCTGATGCCCACTCACAACTCGGCATCGACTGCACCTCCTCGACCTGCCCCGTGCTCGATAAATGCAAAAAAGGCGAGGGCAAATCCCAGCGCAGCGAAGACCGCCAAAGAGAAACACCGAAACAGACGGTGGCCGGGCCAGACTGGGCACCCTGCGAAGCTGACGCACCCGCCGACCTGTGGCGTCAGCAAGCCCAGCGCCTGGTCGACTGGGCGCATGAACGCCTGCTGGCCGACGAAAAAAGCCTGGCCTACCTCGCTGCCAGGGGCCTCGATCGCGCCGCGGTCGAAACCTTCAAGCTTGGCCTCATCCCCGACCTGCCCAAAGTCAACTACAGGCCGCGGGCCTCCTGGGGGCTGCCCGAACAGATCAGCGAGAGAACCCAAAAGCCCAAACGCCTCTGGATTGCCCCCGGGATACTCATCCCTTACTTCGATGCCGTTGGTGTTCACCGGATCCGCATCCGCCAATGGCAGGGCGATCCCCGCTACTACTGGCTGCCTGGGTCGGGAAACGACGTTGTTGTTCTTAACCCATCGGCCCAGGCCCACGTTGTTGTCGAATCCGATCTCGACGGGCTCCTGGTTGTCTATAAAGCCGGTGACCTCGTCGGGGCCGTCCCTTTGGGCACTTGTAGCGCCAAGCCCAAGCAGACCGCCGACGACTGCCTCCAAAAATCGCTCTCCATCCTGGTCGCTCTCGATGCCGATCAGGCCGGTGCGAACGCTTCGAAATGGTGGATAGACCACTTCACCCAAGCCGAGCGCTGGCCCGTACCCGCCGGCAAGGACCCGGGCGAATACTTCCAGGACCACGGCGGCGATATCCGCGCCTGGGTGCTCGCCGGGCTGCCTCCGGCCTTCCACGTCACCAAGCCGGTGCCGGCCGTGCCCAAAGCTGAAGAGCCAGCCCCTCAGGTACCGGAACCCGAAAAACAGCCCGAGCTGCTCGTCAAGCTGACGAAGACCCGCGCAGGGCATGACATATACCTCTGCACCATCCACCCGGCCCCCCAGCATGTGATCGACCAGGCCGCAGCCGAAGACATCCCGCTTTTCACGGCGCCTGAAATAGCGCGGATGCGCGACTGCCTGCCTGAGATGGTCGACCACGTTTTGAGCGTGAAGAGGGTTTTCCCTGGGGCTGTGGTGGAAGAGATCATTAACGAGAAGGAGAGAGAGAAATAA
- a CDS encoding TSCPD domain-containing protein: protein MTKSTRPHRLSGSTYEIATGCGQVYVTCNDQDGRLFEVFIKLGKSGGCGSATMEGLGRVLSVGLRSGTNPADIAKTLAGIQCHRSQSCLDAVAEAIREHEGTKG from the coding sequence ATGACCAAATCAACACGCCCACACAGACTATCCGGATCAACCTACGAAATCGCCACCGGGTGCGGCCAAGTGTACGTCACCTGCAACGACCAGGACGGCCGGCTGTTCGAGGTATTCATCAAGCTCGGCAAGTCGGGCGGATGCGGATCCGCAACGATGGAAGGCCTGGGCCGAGTCCTTTCGGTAGGCCTGCGCAGCGGCACCAACCCGGCAGATATCGCCAAAACCCTGGCCGGCATCCAGTGCCACCGCTCCCAGTCGTGCCTGGACGCAGTGGCCGAGGCGATCAGAGAGCATGAAGGTACGAAGGGATAA
- a CDS encoding DNA cytosine methyltransferase, with amino-acid sequence MATSFNPGQPKIYRCMHLFAGIGGGSLGFKWARFNWRGIPGRFENILAIDSDPGACESYLNITRSRSECWDLFSRDQYTRFHGREPQEGWAEVTAADINEACGGIAPDVVFTSPPCKGLSGLLPQASAKLDRYQALNELTLRGIRLTIDAFPDSPPRVLLLENVPRIKSRGKHLLKEIVRLLQSRGYAVDLSDHDCGELGGLGQRRKRFLLIARHKESLQPFIYQPPKRALKTIGDIIGPLPLPDTEDMGPMHRLPRLKWLTWLRLALIPAGGDWRDLQKIEPEDFRIKHYPRPGVYGVMAMSETCGAVTGGSGIGSSNGPQAIADPRVPLKSNRHHAHFSVGKYDETGGTVTGATHAANGAACIADPRLHKNLQDYSGSPGLYGVNGWAGQMPAVTGMAKVSSSNTPAAIADPRLPGSKGTYPNRFKIIKWDKHVPVVTGDTDVQCGAPSIEDPRLGCAPRGNTKGPFGVQPWSETASTVFGSLDLHAGAAAVNDPRIPGPNERLDPPPVIISLDGTWHRPLTTLELAALQSFPVRLEDGSPFVLAGNNDGKWREWIGNAVPPLAAKAIGEAIGESLLQADLGETFVLGMTPVWVSPEKIRPSRIYGIQ; translated from the coding sequence ATGGCAACATCATTCAACCCAGGCCAGCCCAAAATATACCGCTGCATGCACCTGTTCGCCGGCATTGGTGGCGGGTCGCTGGGCTTCAAATGGGCTCGGTTCAACTGGAGGGGCATCCCTGGCCGGTTCGAAAACATTCTGGCCATCGACAGCGACCCGGGCGCGTGCGAAAGCTATCTCAACATAACCCGCTCCCGCTCCGAATGTTGGGATCTGTTCAGCCGAGACCAGTACACCCGCTTTCACGGGCGCGAACCTCAAGAGGGCTGGGCCGAAGTCACCGCCGCTGACATCAACGAGGCCTGCGGAGGGATCGCCCCTGACGTCGTCTTCACCTCCCCGCCCTGCAAAGGGCTTTCGGGCCTGTTGCCCCAGGCCTCGGCCAAGCTTGACCGGTACCAGGCGCTCAATGAGCTGACCCTCCGCGGCATCCGCCTCACCATTGACGCCTTCCCGGATAGTCCCCCCAGGGTGCTGCTTCTCGAAAACGTGCCCCGCATCAAAAGCCGCGGCAAGCACCTGCTGAAAGAGATCGTGCGGCTGCTGCAAAGCCGCGGGTACGCCGTGGACCTCAGCGACCACGACTGCGGAGAGCTCGGCGGCCTCGGCCAGCGCCGCAAACGGTTTCTCCTTATCGCCAGGCATAAAGAGAGCCTGCAGCCGTTCATCTACCAGCCTCCGAAAAGAGCCCTCAAAACCATCGGGGATATCATCGGGCCGCTTCCGCTGCCTGATACCGAGGATATGGGGCCCATGCACAGACTGCCGCGCCTCAAGTGGCTGACCTGGCTGCGCTTGGCCCTGATCCCGGCAGGCGGAGACTGGCGCGATCTGCAGAAGATAGAACCTGAGGATTTCCGGATCAAGCATTATCCCCGCCCAGGTGTCTACGGGGTAATGGCTATGTCCGAGACTTGCGGTGCCGTTACCGGTGGCTCCGGTATAGGTTCGAGCAACGGCCCGCAAGCGATAGCCGATCCGAGAGTGCCCCTGAAGTCAAACCGGCACCACGCTCATTTTTCTGTGGGTAAATACGATGAGACCGGCGGCACAGTTACCGGAGCGACCCACGCCGCGAATGGTGCTGCTTGCATCGCCGACCCGCGCCTGCATAAAAACCTTCAGGACTACAGCGGGTCGCCCGGCCTGTACGGGGTTAACGGATGGGCCGGGCAAATGCCGGCCGTCACCGGCATGGCCAAGGTCAGCAGCAGCAACACGCCTGCCGCCATCGCCGACCCTCGGCTGCCCGGCTCAAAGGGCACCTATCCCAACAGGTTCAAGATCATCAAGTGGGATAAACACGTGCCTGTGGTCACCGGAGACACCGACGTTCAGTGCGGTGCGCCGTCGATCGAAGACCCTCGCCTCGGCTGCGCACCCAGGGGGAACACAAAAGGCCCGTTCGGCGTACAGCCTTGGAGCGAAACCGCTTCGACCGTCTTCGGCTCCCTCGATCTGCACGCCGGAGCTGCCGCCGTCAATGACCCGCGCATACCGGGCCCAAACGAAAGGCTCGACCCGCCGCCCGTGATCATCTCATTGGATGGAACCTGGCATCGCCCGTTGACCACCCTCGAACTGGCCGCCCTGCAATCTTTCCCCGTAAGGCTTGAGGATGGGTCCCCCTTCGTGCTGGCCGGCAACAACGACGGCAAGTGGCGCGAGTGGATCGGCAACGCCGTTCCGCCCCTAGCCGCCAAGGCTATCGGAGAAGCCATCGGAGAATCCCTGCTTCAGGCCGACCTGGGCGAAACCTTCGTGCTCGGCATGACTCCGGTTTGGGTAAGCCCCGAAAAAATACGGCCGTCGAGAATTTACGGGATTCAGTGA
- a CDS encoding integron integrase, which produces MRATEVIDKLREKIRLKHYSLATEKAYIGWVRRYISWHVERVAASRALESTAEVEAFLSYLASQRRVSASTQNVAFNALIFLYRDVLGQDLGNIDALRAKKSKRLPVVLTRAEVSRVLGLMRGDAWLMASLLYGAGLRLSEVLRLRVKDIDFDKRTLLIRCGKGDKDRVTMLPESLIIALHDHLDQRRATYQHDLAKGIGASMPAALVRKYPQAPLQWGWQYVFPASSVAKDPRDGMTKRHHLHPSALQKAFRAAAHRAGIVKPATPHTLRHSFATHLLESGADIRTLQELLGHADVSTTQIYTHVMGQGITTRSPLDMVI; this is translated from the coding sequence ATGAGAGCCACCGAAGTGATCGACAAGCTGCGCGAAAAGATCAGGCTTAAGCATTACAGCCTGGCCACTGAAAAAGCCTATATCGGCTGGGTGCGGCGCTATATCTCGTGGCATGTAGAGCGCGTTGCTGCCAGCAGGGCTCTCGAATCCACCGCAGAGGTTGAGGCTTTTCTCTCCTATCTCGCCAGTCAAAGACGGGTCAGCGCCAGCACGCAGAACGTGGCGTTTAATGCCCTGATCTTTCTTTACCGCGATGTGCTCGGTCAGGATCTAGGCAACATCGATGCCCTGCGGGCCAAAAAGAGCAAACGCCTGCCGGTGGTGCTCACCCGGGCCGAGGTGTCGCGGGTGCTGGGCCTTATGCGTGGCGATGCCTGGCTGATGGCCTCGCTGCTCTATGGTGCGGGGCTGCGTCTCTCCGAGGTGCTGCGCCTGCGCGTCAAAGATATCGACTTCGACAAGCGCACCCTGCTGATCCGCTGCGGCAAGGGCGATAAAGACCGCGTCACTATGCTGCCTGAGTCGCTTATCATCGCCCTGCACGATCACCTCGATCAGCGCCGAGCCACCTATCAGCACGACCTGGCCAAAGGCATCGGGGCCAGCATGCCAGCGGCCCTGGTGCGCAAATATCCCCAGGCACCCCTGCAGTGGGGGTGGCAATACGTCTTCCCCGCCTCGTCGGTAGCCAAAGACCCTCGCGATGGGATGACCAAGCGCCACCACCTGCATCCTTCGGCGCTGCAAAAAGCATTCAGGGCCGCCGCGCATCGTGCTGGCATCGTCAAGCCGGCCACTCCTCACACTCTGCGGCATTCTTTCGCCACGCACCTGCTCGAATCCGGGGCCGATATCCGCACCCTGCAAGAGCTGCTCGGCCATGCCGATGTATCGACCACGCAGATCTATACCCATGTCATGGGGCAGGGCATCACGACCCGCAGCCCGTTGGATATGGTGATTTAA
- a CDS encoding terminase gpA endonuclease subunit yields the protein MSQAALAEDFNAQPVPDFLPWHVQQACAGQSVHFKVHKGLRESMQVPENISVSQWAEKHRRVTAVDAFPGKWRNDLIPHAAFIMDLISRPEVREVALCMVERAGKTNIFLNAAMWQLDRGVDSGNIFWLMPSESEAKKALGERIIPALKASDRTARLLSRYADDTTRTMVRFSHGPRLFPAWAQSAASVSSFFGKLCIGDEIDKADTKGVGTETDIITLLEKRMRDDEAAKLLLGSTPAKRFIFKRTMSRQHVYGFFSRCPHCHELVMMDAEHFVFPKDATPEDLKAGVYQVEYSCNACGAMWDEEDRRSAYRHGRFQLIKGHDVERATTIGVHLPAFPLPNIKMGEIAAAIKKAESGDLEAERDLAHGYKAIDHEKQLSTRKEDTILALRDDRIEAELPSAPIAAITAVADMQKRGFWYKITAWGYGLTQESWLLKAGFVDSWEALRKLFYESEFRDAQGTPHIITLRGMDSGGGESDESELSRTAEAYIFAYENPGMLLFKGQKRMSRAFSVTDLDKIPGTNKALPGGLKLYNLNSNHFKDRLAGKLQVAPADPGAWHLHRDTDIDFAKQMCAEGKDDKGYWENPKKKDNHYWDCSYMELALVEIHQVKLWQRPEAVVESQPQRRVISKGVRRD from the coding sequence ATGAGCCAGGCCGCCCTTGCCGAAGACTTCAACGCGCAACCCGTGCCCGATTTTCTGCCCTGGCATGTGCAGCAGGCCTGCGCGGGTCAGTCGGTGCACTTCAAGGTGCACAAGGGCCTGCGCGAGAGCATGCAGGTGCCTGAAAATATCAGCGTCAGCCAGTGGGCCGAGAAGCACCGCAGGGTCACGGCGGTCGACGCCTTCCCAGGAAAGTGGCGCAATGACCTGATCCCTCATGCCGCGTTCATCATGGATCTGATCTCCCGACCCGAAGTGCGCGAGGTGGCGCTGTGCATGGTCGAGCGGGCCGGCAAAACCAACATCTTTTTAAACGCCGCCATGTGGCAGCTCGACCGCGGGGTCGACAGCGGCAATATCTTCTGGCTGATGCCCAGCGAATCCGAAGCCAAAAAGGCCCTGGGCGAGCGTATCATCCCCGCGCTCAAGGCCTCGGATAGAACCGCCCGCCTGCTTTCGCGTTACGCCGACGACACCACCCGCACCATGGTGCGTTTCAGCCACGGGCCGCGTCTCTTCCCAGCCTGGGCGCAGAGCGCGGCTTCGGTATCTTCCTTTTTCGGCAAGCTCTGCATCGGCGACGAGATCGACAAAGCCGACACCAAAGGCGTAGGCACCGAGACCGACATCATCACCCTGCTCGAAAAGCGCATGCGTGACGACGAAGCCGCCAAGCTGTTGCTGGGCTCCACCCCTGCCAAGCGCTTCATCTTCAAGCGCACCATGAGCCGCCAGCATGTTTACGGGTTTTTCTCCCGCTGCCCGCACTGCCACGAACTGGTGATGATGGATGCCGAGCATTTCGTCTTCCCCAAAGACGCCACCCCTGAGGATCTCAAGGCCGGTGTGTACCAGGTGGAATACAGCTGCAATGCTTGTGGAGCCATGTGGGATGAAGAGGATCGCCGCTCGGCCTATCGCCACGGCCGTTTCCAACTGATCAAGGGGCACGATGTCGAGCGGGCCACCACCATCGGCGTGCACCTGCCGGCGTTCCCTCTGCCCAACATCAAAATGGGCGAGATCGCCGCGGCCATCAAAAAGGCCGAAAGCGGAGACCTCGAAGCCGAGCGCGACCTGGCCCACGGCTACAAGGCCATCGACCACGAGAAGCAGCTCTCCACCCGCAAAGAAGATACCATCCTGGCCCTGCGTGACGATCGCATCGAGGCCGAGCTGCCCTCGGCGCCGATCGCCGCCATCACCGCCGTGGCCGACATGCAGAAGCGCGGCTTCTGGTACAAGATCACCGCCTGGGGCTATGGCCTAACGCAAGAGAGCTGGCTGCTCAAGGCCGGCTTCGTCGATTCGTGGGAGGCGCTGCGCAAGCTCTTCTACGAGAGCGAATTCCGCGACGCGCAAGGCACCCCGCACATCATCACGCTGCGGGGCATGGACTCAGGCGGTGGCGAATCCGACGAATCCGAGCTCTCCCGAACGGCAGAGGCCTACATCTTCGCCTACGAAAACCCCGGCATGCTGCTCTTCAAAGGGCAAAAGCGCATGTCGAGGGCCTTCTCGGTCACCGACCTGGACAAGATACCCGGCACCAACAAAGCCCTGCCCGGAGGCCTGAAGCTCTACAACCTCAACTCCAACCACTTCAAAGACCGCCTCGCCGGCAAACTGCAAGTGGCCCCTGCCGATCCGGGCGCCTGGCACCTGCACCGCGACACCGACATCGACTTCGCCAAACAGATGTGCGCCGAAGGCAAGGACGACAAAGGCTACTGGGAAAACCCGAAGAAGAAAGACAACCACTACTGGGACTGCTCTTACATGGAGCTCGCCCTGGTCGAGATTCACCAGGTTAAATTGTGGCAGAGGCCAGAGGCTGTGGTTGAGAGCCAGCCGCAACGCCGAGTCATTTCAAAAGGAGTACGCCGTGACTGA
- a CDS encoding helix-turn-helix domain-containing protein: protein MTETISREEIDKVKREFILRNTLLDPVKVSEILGYSVKKVYRLIESGELEETNDTPGRQGVRVTAWSVEQYRIRCTQKAAAYRSGELYTKCG from the coding sequence GTGACTGAAACCATATCCCGCGAAGAGATCGACAAGGTCAAGAGAGAGTTTATCCTGCGCAATACGCTGCTTGACCCGGTGAAGGTTTCCGAGATCCTGGGGTACTCGGTCAAAAAGGTCTATCGGCTCATCGAATCTGGAGAGCTCGAAGAGACCAACGACACGCCTGGCCGCCAGGGCGTGAGGGTCACCGCGTGGTCTGTCGAGCAGTATCGAATCCGTTGCACCCAAAAAGCGGCAGCCTATCGCTCGGGCGAGTTATACACAAAATGCGGGTAA
- a CDS encoding DUF6148 family protein, with product MAGITLETAEAQLQYWIAADMAVSGGQSFEHNSGGQVRKMTRADAAEIRNNIDYWDGWCRRLDPSTRRSGIPVIGVIPT from the coding sequence GTGGCCGGAATCACTCTCGAAACAGCTGAAGCACAACTTCAATACTGGATCGCCGCAGACATGGCCGTCAGTGGGGGGCAGAGCTTTGAGCACAACTCCGGCGGACAGGTGCGCAAGATGACCAGGGCAGACGCTGCCGAGATCCGCAACAACATCGACTATTGGGATGGCTGGTGTCGCAGGCTTGACCCTTCCACGCGCCGATCCGGAATCCCTGTCATTGGAGTTATCCCGACATGA